ACGGTCGGGGACAATCTCGGGCGGCTGACCGAGGCGCTCCGACTTGCGTTGGGGCGCTCCGACATCGTGTTCACCATCGGGGGTCTGGGTCCCACGGAGGACGATCTCACGCGCGACGGCATCGCCGCCGCGCTCGGCGTGGAGCTCGTGCACGATCCCGAGATCGAGGCCGGCATCCGCAAGATCTTCGAGGACCGGCGGCTGAAGTGGACGGAGTCCCAGCGCCGCCAGGCGATGCGGCCCGCGTGCGCCGAGGCGCTCGCCAATCCCAACGGCACCGCTCCAGGGCTGTTCTGCCGGCTCGGCGGCAAGATCGTGGTGGCGATGCCCGGCCCCAAGGGCGAGTTCGGACCGATGCTCGCGTTGGTTCGCGACCGGTTAGGCACAGGGGACTCCGTGATCCACTCCCGCATCCTGCGCGTTGCGGGGATGGGGGAGAGCGCGGTCGAGGACCGCATCCGCGCGGAGTTGGCTTCCGCGAATCCCAGCGTCGCGCCCTACGCCAAACCCGGCGAGGTGCACCTTCGGCTCACGGCGCGCGCCGCGTCGACGGCAGAGGCCGACGCGATGCTCGATCCCCTCGAGGAGCGCATCCGCGGGCTGCTGGGGGATGCGGTGTTCGGGGTCGACGACCAGACTTTGGAGTCCGTGGTGCTCGCGATGCTCCGCGAGGCAGGGCAGACCTTGGCGGTGGCGGAAAGCTGCACCGGAGGGGGCCTGGGCGCGCGGCTGACGTCGGTGCCCGGCGCGTCCGACGTGTTCCTCGGCGGCGTCATCACCTATGCGAACGAGGCAAAAGCGCGGCTCCTGGACGTGCCGTTGCCCGTGCTCGAGGGTGCGGGCGCGGTGAGCGAAGAGTGCGCCGAGGCGATGGCCGCGGGAGCTCGGGGCTCCCTGGGGGCCGATTGGGCGGTCTCGATCACCGGCATCGCCGGCCCCGACGGGGGAACCGAAGCCAAACCCGTGGGCACGGTGTGGATCGCGATCGCCGGCCCAGGCCGAACCAAAGCGCACGAGTTTCAGTTCCGCGGCACGCGCGAGGACATCCGCGGCCGAAGCTCCCAAATGGCCCTCACCCTGTTGCGAAGAGCGCTGTTGTAACTTTGGGTTGTGAGCTGCGAGCTTCAGCACGCCCGTCCAGCGGGCGTGGCGCTCTGGGTGATGGGATTACCATCAAATTGTGATCTATAC
This window of the Fimbriimonadaceae bacterium genome carries:
- a CDS encoding competence/damage-inducible protein A, with amino-acid sequence MTAEIVSVGTELLMGQIADTNAQALGRMLPELGISHHFRQTVGDNLGRLTEALRLALGRSDIVFTIGGLGPTEDDLTRDGIAAALGVELVHDPEIEAGIRKIFEDRRLKWTESQRRQAMRPACAEALANPNGTAPGLFCRLGGKIVVAMPGPKGEFGPMLALVRDRLGTGDSVIHSRILRVAGMGESAVEDRIRAELASANPSVAPYAKPGEVHLRLTARAASTAEADAMLDPLEERIRGLLGDAVFGVDDQTLESVVLAMLREAGQTLAVAESCTGGGLGARLTSVPGASDVFLGGVITYANEAKARLLDVPLPVLEGAGAVSEECAEAMAAGARGSLGADWAVSITGIAGPDGGTEAKPVGTVWIAIAGPGRTKAHEFQFRGTREDIRGRSSQMALTLLRRALL